The genome window CCCAACTGGCGCCATTGTATGCAGCGACAGCTGAAGTTGAAGTCACATCTGTTGTTTCATAACGTACACCTACATGAACATCGTACGGCATGCCGGACAGTTCATTTTCGTAGTTGTACTGCACATAAGCAGATTGTGATTCTTCTTTCGTATAGCGGTTGACGTCACTATCGTAATCGGTAGAAGGACAGAAGTTGGTACCACAATCACCGGCGCCAACAAAACCGTCCGGCGTGTATAACTCTTCAGCTCGGGCGCGTACTGTATTGAAATCCCAGAAGAAAATGGTATCAAGGATTTCAAAATCACGGTCTGGCATTAAAGAGAAATTACCTTTACCAGCGTTGAATTTGTCATGGATAGTGCCAGCTGGGAAATAGGAATCGTCGAAATCACCTGCCTGACCCACACCACCCCAGTCGTTACGCTGTACGTTGACTGATTTTGAATGGTTGTCCACGTCAGTCAGAGCAATACCGAAGTCGATGCTGCTGCCGTTTTCGAACACATATTCGCCATCAAACTGGTACTGGTCAATTTCAGACTTGTTGGTCGAGTTACCAAATACGCTACCCGTTACAATCATGTCTGAAGGTTTAACCGAGTTACCGCCACCCACTGACAATAAAGGCATTTCACCGGTAAAATCGGTCGCAGCACTGTTACGGATAAAAGCAGCAGTACTTAAGGTATTGCTTGAACCCAATACATGGTTTGGTTTGAATTCAGCGTCAGATTGGTGAGCATCAAAACTCAGTTTTAAGTTATCAGTGGCTTGCCATTCCAGGTTCAGACCTAATGAACCACTTTCGTTACGTACGCCAGAATCACCAGCGCCCATAGACAAGTCGGCTGGAGAACTGTATTCCTCAGAATAAATCAGCGGAGAAGATACCGGACCATCAGTCCAGATGCTTTGTGAAGGTACATAGGTATACCAGGCAGACACATCATTGTACTGAGTGTCGATATCATTGCGCATGTAGGTATAGTCAACGCTGGCCGTCAGATTATCAGTAGGAGCATACTGCAGCACTAACTGGCCATTGGTACGGGCACGTTGTTGTTCTTCAAATTTGTAGATGGTTGTTTGTGGCACAGAGTACACATCATCAGCGCCAGGGCGGTTCACCTGATTATCGACAGGGATACTGCCCCACTGGCCAGAAGTATTATCTACAGAACCAGCAAAACTGCGCCAGCCTGTACCTACGTTAGCCTGCTGGCTACCGCTTTCACGTTCCTGATAGCTGGCGGACACTAACACACCAAACTTATCGTCGCTAAAAGTCGTGGAATATAAACCTGCTAACTCAGGAGTAGCACTACCTTCTTCAGTCGATTTATCATCGACCATAGCAGCACTGAATACAGCTTTTTCGCCGCCAGCACTTAAAGGTTTTAAGGTTTGCACGTCAATAACCGAACCTATACCACCGGTAGGATTTTTAGCAAAACTGGTTTTATTGACTTCAACACCGCTAATGGTATCGGCAGAAATATTGGCGAAATCAAAAGAACGT of Rheinheimera sp. MM224 contains these proteins:
- a CDS encoding TonB-dependent receptor, encoding MKSKTFKKTRLATSLSLVLGVGVVMPAFADDAQEQNTKKAEEKIEVISVTGIRGSLIKSMDTKRSSTGIVDAISAEDIGKFPDTNLAESLQRISGVSIDRVNGEGSKVSVRGFGPDFNLVTLNGRQMPVTTGSRSFDFANISADTISGVEVNKTSFAKNPTGGIGSVIDVQTLKPLSAGGEKAVFSAAMVDDKSTEEGSATPELAGLYSTTFSDDKFGVLVSASYQERESGSQQANVGTGWRSFAGSVDNTSGQWGSIPVDNQVNRPGADDVYSVPQTTIYKFEEQQRARTNGQLVLQYAPTDNLTASVDYTYMRNDIDTQYNDVSAWYTYVPSQSIWTDGPVSSPLIYSEEYSSPADLSMGAGDSGVRNESGSLGLNLEWQATDNLKLSFDAHQSDAEFKPNHVLGSSNTLSTAAFIRNSAATDFTGEMPLLSVGGGNSVKPSDMIVTGSVFGNSTNKSEIDQYQFDGEYVFENGSSIDFGIALTDVDNHSKSVNVQRNDWGGVGQAGDFDDSYFPAGTIHDKFNAGKGNFSLMPDRDFEILDTIFFWDFNTVRARAEELYTPDGFVGAGDCGTNFCPSTDYDSDVNRYTKEESQSAYVQYNYENELSGMPYDVHVGVRYETTDVTSTSAVAAYNGASWVADTEIVLQASGEREFQTKTGDYDYVLPNLNFNIEVVDDVMLRAAYSETIGRPDYISIQGGTVVNTIANRAGGGGNAGNPSLLPLESKNIDLSAEWYYSPASYVSLGYFRKDTSNFISNSIVESTIYNIPNPVDGDKYAEAVAAVGNDAGDIRDWIFANYPNAPGVDVAAGTIDGVTGEDNALVFDINTPSNGANSEVIDGWEFAVQHAFGETGFGTIANYTMVDSETSYNNFLLQDQAALIGLSDTANAILFYEMDGFQARVAYNWRDEFLNSKGQDTGAHPKYTEAYHQIDMSASYDLPQVEGLTIFIEALNVTDEHIRVHGRAKEQVLSLVESGARYSLGARYSF